One genomic region from Conexibacter woesei DSM 14684 encodes:
- a CDS encoding collagen-like protein, translating to MLVAAAMSLLWTSGASAAATSTATTSATRSTRTNRNRGRGGVKGVSQRSGPRGARGATGATGPAGPAGPIGPVGPAGPQGAAGPQGPQGERGAAGADGRNGANGLKGDTGAAGTGAKGDTGDQGIQGIQGVKGDTGGQGIQGAKGDTGGQGIQGDTGGQGIQGAKGDTGDQGTQGVKGDKGDTGDQGTQGVKGDQGTQGIQGDVGPEGPQGPIGPNGLQGVKGDKGDKGDDGAAGGDGAAGATGAAGGTGATGAQGPQGETGPIGPQGPAGPQGDKGDPGTPGDQGPAGNTGPQGPAGADSTVAGPRGETGATGAQGPAGPRGETGSTGATGAQGPSGAVGAVVTSSTFTVTNDGYATIACPNSGVALGGGGQFTSTSGGGGTVYTVRGSFPSATNGTPTTSGSAGRAWTIRSSSANDTQGGTVYVICVPQ from the coding sequence GTGCTTGTCGCAGCAGCGATGAGCCTGCTGTGGACTTCAGGCGCCAGCGCGGCCGCGACGAGCACCGCGACGACGAGCGCCACCAGAAGCACGAGAACGAACAGAAACAGAGGGAGAGGCGGCGTCAAGGGCGTCTCCCAGAGAAGCGGTCCGAGAGGCGCCAGAGGCGCCACCGGCGCGACGGGCCCCGCCGGTCCTGCCGGCCCGATCGGCCCGGTCGGCCCCGCCGGCCCGCAGGGCGCCGCCGGCCCCCAGGGACCGCAGGGCGAGAGAGGCGCGGCCGGCGCCGACGGCAGAAACGGCGCGAACGGCCTCAAGGGCGACACCGGCGCTGCCGGCACCGGCGCCAAGGGCGACACCGGCGACCAGGGCATCCAGGGCATCCAGGGCGTCAAGGGCGATACCGGCGGCCAAGGCATCCAGGGCGCCAAGGGCGACACCGGCGGCCAAGGCATCCAGGGCGATACCGGCGGCCAAGGCATCCAGGGCGCCAAGGGCGACACCGGCGACCAAGGCACCCAAGGCGTCAAGGGCGACAAGGGCGACACCGGCGACCAAGGCACCCAAGGCGTCAAGGGCGACCAAGGCACCCAGGGCATCCAGGGCGACGTCGGCCCCGAGGGGCCGCAGGGCCCCATCGGTCCGAATGGCCTCCAGGGCGTCAAGGGCGATAAGGGCGACAAGGGCGACGACGGTGCCGCTGGTGGCGACGGCGCGGCTGGCGCAACCGGCGCGGCTGGCGGCACGGGCGCGACCGGCGCTCAGGGTCCGCAGGGCGAGACCGGTCCGATCGGTCCGCAGGGTCCCGCAGGCCCGCAGGGCGATAAGGGCGACCCCGGCACACCCGGCGATCAGGGTCCGGCCGGCAACACCGGCCCGCAGGGTCCGGCCGGTGCCGACAGCACCGTCGCAGGTCCGAGAGGCGAGACCGGCGCGACCGGCGCGCAGGGTCCCGCAGGTCCGAGAGGCGAGACTGGCTCGACCGGCGCCACCGGTGCCCAGGGTCCGAGCGGTGCGGTCGGTGCGGTCGTCACCTCGTCGACGTTCACCGTCACGAACGACGGCTACGCGACGATCGCCTGCCCGAACAGCGGCGTGGCGCTCGGCGGCGGCGGCCAGTTCACGAGCACCAGTGGCGGTGGCGGAACGGTGTACACGGTGCGCGGTTCGTTCCCGTCGGCCACCAACGGCACTCCGACCACGAGCGGGTCGGCAGGCAGAGCGTGGACGATCCGGTCCTCCAGCGCGAACGACACCCAGGGCGGCACCGTCTACGTGATCTGCGTCCCACAGTGA
- a CDS encoding site-2 protease family protein, producing the protein MEQRADWLPPTSPTPASTPAPPATPAVWETPPPHDPQPQQEPPRGRSRLRRLFGPLIVGGALVLRLLGPLKGLLLALPKLKLLSTSGSMLVSVAAYSLIWGWQFALGFVLLLLVHEMGHVIQLRREGIPASAPMFIPFLGAVVAAKSLGDNAAAEARVGLAGPILGSLGAALLVPVWLATGNEFWQALAFTGFFLNLFNLLPVVPLDGGRAMAAMSPWMWFVGLFAIVGVAFAFPNPIIILIALLAAYETWRRWKALREGGERAAAYYRVTRGQRIAVVVVYIGLIVALAVGMDLTHLERALSDA; encoded by the coding sequence ATGGAGCAGCGAGCCGACTGGCTTCCCCCCACCTCGCCGACGCCCGCCTCGACGCCCGCGCCGCCGGCGACGCCGGCCGTGTGGGAAACGCCGCCGCCACATGACCCGCAGCCACAGCAGGAGCCGCCGCGTGGGCGGTCGCGGCTGCGTCGCCTCTTCGGCCCGCTGATCGTCGGCGGCGCGCTGGTACTCAGACTGCTCGGCCCGCTGAAGGGCCTGCTGCTCGCGCTGCCGAAGCTGAAGCTGCTGTCGACGTCGGGCTCGATGCTCGTCTCCGTCGCCGCCTACAGCCTCATCTGGGGCTGGCAGTTCGCGCTCGGCTTCGTGCTGCTGCTGCTCGTCCACGAGATGGGCCACGTGATCCAGCTGCGCCGCGAGGGGATCCCAGCGAGCGCACCGATGTTCATCCCCTTCCTCGGCGCCGTCGTCGCGGCCAAGTCGCTCGGCGACAACGCCGCCGCCGAGGCGCGCGTCGGGCTCGCGGGACCGATCCTCGGCTCGCTCGGCGCCGCGCTGCTCGTGCCGGTCTGGCTCGCGACCGGCAACGAGTTCTGGCAGGCGCTCGCGTTCACCGGCTTCTTTCTGAACCTCTTCAACCTGCTGCCGGTCGTCCCGCTCGACGGCGGCCGCGCGATGGCGGCGATGTCGCCGTGGATGTGGTTCGTCGGGCTGTTCGCGATCGTCGGCGTCGCCTTCGCGTTCCCGAACCCGATCATCATCCTGATCGCCCTGCTGGCCGCGTACGAGACGTGGCGGCGCTGGAAGGCACTGAGAGAGGGCGGCGAGCGGGCGGCGGCCTACTACAGAGTCACGCGCGGTCAGCGGATCGCCGTCGTCGTCGTGTACATCGGCCTGATCGTTGCGCTCGCGGTCGGGATGGATCTGACCCACCTCGAGCGCGCGCTGAGCGACGCCTAG
- a CDS encoding MFS transporter, which yields MQMHVLYPAMTALASPPEAPRESEASQAQHWDARLWGALFVLCGALFLDGLDVSMVGVALPSIGADLGLSTGDLQWVVSGYVLGYGGLLLLGGRTADILGRRSVFLAAVAVFAVASLLGGIASDGGVLIATRFIKGVAAAFTVPAGLSIVTTTFAEGPARNRALSIYAACGATGFSAGLIFGGLLTEIGWRWTFIVPGPIALLVLLAGIRLIPRDKVDPAERQGFDLLGAISVSAAMLLLVRTVVTAPEVGWGAGEVLGGFAISAALMITFVLIERRVKHPLVRLGILRSGSLVRANLAAVAVFGSYVAFQFIATLYLQNLLEWSALQTALAFLPAGLLVATVAPRIGKVADRIGTAPILVVGFVAFVSGYLLFMRIDASPTYIVDILPTMLLLGIGFAFCFPALNMQATAGVADHEQGLASGLVNTSFQVGGAVVLAIAAAIVTSQAGVSTDPQTLLDAYRPALGVVAGISAAGLLVSLSGVLVRQRQSAVAVASADES from the coding sequence ATGCAGATGCATGTATTGTACCCGGCCATGACCGCACTCGCCTCTCCTCCCGAGGCCCCCCGGGAAAGCGAGGCATCCCAGGCGCAGCACTGGGACGCCCGCCTTTGGGGAGCCCTTTTCGTGCTCTGCGGAGCCCTCTTCCTCGATGGTCTCGACGTCTCGATGGTCGGCGTCGCGCTGCCGTCGATCGGGGCCGACCTCGGCCTCTCCACCGGCGACCTGCAGTGGGTCGTCTCCGGCTACGTGCTCGGCTACGGCGGCCTGCTGCTGCTCGGCGGGCGCACGGCCGACATCCTCGGCCGCCGCAGCGTGTTCCTCGCCGCGGTCGCCGTCTTCGCGGTCGCCTCGCTGCTGGGCGGGATCGCCAGCGACGGCGGGGTGCTGATAGCGACCCGCTTCATCAAGGGCGTCGCCGCCGCGTTCACCGTGCCGGCGGGCCTTTCGATCGTCACGACGACGTTCGCCGAGGGTCCCGCGCGCAACAGAGCGCTCTCGATCTACGCCGCCTGCGGCGCGACCGGCTTCTCCGCCGGCCTCATCTTCGGCGGCCTGTTGACCGAGATCGGCTGGCGCTGGACCTTCATCGTCCCCGGCCCGATCGCGCTGCTCGTGCTGCTGGCGGGCATCCGCCTGATCCCGCGCGACAAGGTCGACCCGGCCGAGCGGCAGGGCTTCGACCTGCTCGGCGCGATCTCGGTCAGCGCCGCGATGCTGCTGCTCGTCCGTACCGTCGTGACCGCGCCCGAGGTCGGCTGGGGCGCGGGCGAGGTGCTCGGCGGCTTCGCGATCTCGGCTGCGCTGATGATCACGTTCGTGCTGATCGAGCGGCGCGTCAAGCACCCGCTGGTGCGGCTCGGGATCCTGCGCTCGGGCTCGCTCGTGCGTGCGAACCTCGCGGCGGTGGCCGTCTTCGGCTCCTACGTCGCGTTCCAGTTCATCGCGACGCTGTACCTGCAGAACCTGCTCGAGTGGAGCGCCCTGCAGACCGCGCTGGCGTTCCTGCCCGCCGGGCTGCTCGTCGCGACGGTCGCGCCGCGCATCGGCAAGGTCGCCGACCGCATCGGCACCGCGCCGATCCTGGTCGTCGGGTTCGTCGCGTTCGTGTCGGGCTACCTGCTGTTCATGCGGATCGACGCGTCGCCGACCTACATCGTCGACATCCTGCCGACGATGCTGCTGCTCGGCATCGGGTTCGCGTTCTGCTTCCCGGCGCTCAACATGCAGGCGACGGCCGGTGTGGCGGACCACGAGCAGGGGCTCGCCTCCGGCCTCGTGAACACCTCGTTCCAGGTCGGCGGCGCGGTCGTGCTCGCGATCGCCGCGGCGATCGTGACGTCGCAGGCCGGTGTCAGCACCGACCCGCAGACGCTGCTCGACGCCTACCGGCCGGCGCTCGGCGTCGTCGCCGGCATCTCCGCCGCCGGCCTCCTCGTCTCGCTCTCCGGCGTCCTCGTGCGACAGCGGCAATCGGCCGTCGCTGTCGCCTCAGCCGACGAGAGCTGA
- a CDS encoding MarR family winged helix-turn-helix transcriptional regulator has translation MAPMTRDDTALVERWRELLDCHARTCGALEKVLQERHQLGVSEFEVLERLAGCDKEMHRMQGLADNVHLSQSALSRLIGRLEADGLVVRNMCSDDRRGIFACLTDAGRERYDAAKPTQRQVLAELLLD, from the coding sequence ATGGCCCCCATGACACGGGACGACACCGCCCTCGTCGAGCGCTGGCGCGAGCTGCTCGACTGCCACGCCCGCACGTGCGGCGCGCTGGAGAAGGTCCTGCAGGAGCGTCATCAACTCGGCGTCAGCGAGTTCGAGGTGCTGGAGCGCCTCGCCGGCTGCGACAAGGAGATGCACCGCATGCAGGGCCTCGCGGACAACGTCCACCTCAGCCAGAGCGCGCTCTCCCGCCTGATCGGCCGGCTGGAGGCCGACGGGCTCGTCGTGCGCAACATGTGCAGCGACGACCGCCGCGGGATCTTCGCCTGCCTCACCGACGCCGGCCGCGAGCGCTATGACGCCGCGAAGCCGACGCAGCGCCAGGTGCTCGCCGAGCTGCTGCTCGACTGA
- the smpB gene encoding SsrA-binding protein SmpB has translation MAKGKGKKKFAPGDVATNRQARFRFRLLDTFEAGMVLTGTEVKSLREGGAQMKDAYALVRGGEVWLVNMHIPPYASAYRDNHLPERDRKLLLHRREIERLVGKTRERGLTLVPTRIYFRGARAKCEIALAQGKDQFDKRQSIKSREQAREMQRATREYQR, from the coding sequence ATGGCGAAGGGCAAGGGAAAGAAGAAGTTCGCGCCGGGTGACGTCGCCACCAACCGCCAGGCGCGGTTCCGCTTCAGACTGCTCGACACGTTCGAGGCGGGGATGGTCCTGACGGGCACCGAGGTGAAGTCGCTGCGCGAGGGCGGGGCACAGATGAAGGACGCCTACGCGCTCGTCAGAGGCGGCGAGGTGTGGCTCGTGAACATGCACATCCCGCCGTACGCGTCCGCCTATCGCGACAACCACCTGCCCGAGCGCGACCGCAAGCTGCTGCTGCACAGACGCGAGATCGAGCGGCTCGTCGGCAAGACGCGCGAGAGAGGGCTGACGCTCGTGCCGACGCGGATCTACTTCAGAGGCGCCCGCGCGAAGTGCGAGATCGCGCTCGCGCAGGGCAAGGACCAGTTCGACAAGCGCCAGTCGATCAAGTCGCGCGAGCAGGCGCGCGAGATGCAGCGCGCGACGCGCGAATATCAACGGTAG
- a CDS encoding ribonuclease R family protein produces the protein MSRRDYRGRGRARDEDRTLPRERARDRERDRPLPRTDVVAVLEKRGRHLVGEPYFQRGPRLIVDRDRRASLGDLVLLRAGQRGKGHAKVVRRIGRPDVARDVIEALMLDRGLRRRFDPAVERAAREPRAVDVPGRRDLRDLTTFTIDPATAKDFDDAISAEQTGPDRWRIWVHIADVSAYVRPGDLIDREAYRRGTSVYVPAKVEPMLPEGLSNVACSLRPGEDRLAVTAELELHGPSVARASFYRSTIRSDERLDYDRVDRIFAGAEPALEPWAQPLAAARGAAAALAARRDAQGALAIESVEPEFAFDREGHVTAAAGVVQTESHRLIEHLMILANEQVARLLSERKVPTLYRVHERPDGSAAERLIAQLASLGVPTPPLPEQPTPQQGAEAIAVASHLVAAYVRRSRRGGIGLNSLVLRALKQARYDPRNLGHTGLGLTHYCHFTSPIRRYPDLVCHRALLSAVGAGEDAPQASRLPGAGDWASARERDAMQVERAADDVARCFLLERTLFETGFDQDFDGEVTGVIGAGAFVAFGDGYEGMLPVRKLHGEWWELNEEGTILNGTRTGKAIRIGDAVRVQVDRVDAPRGRVDLFPVEL, from the coding sequence GTGAGCCGGCGCGACTATCGCGGGCGGGGGAGAGCGCGCGACGAGGACCGTACGCTCCCGCGCGAGCGGGCGCGCGACCGCGAGCGTGACCGGCCGCTGCCGCGCACCGACGTCGTCGCGGTGCTGGAGAAGCGCGGCCGCCACCTCGTCGGCGAGCCGTACTTCCAGCGCGGCCCGCGGCTGATCGTCGACAGAGACCGCAGAGCGTCGCTCGGCGACCTCGTGCTGCTGCGGGCAGGGCAGCGCGGCAAGGGCCACGCGAAGGTCGTGCGCCGCATCGGCCGGCCCGACGTCGCGCGCGACGTGATCGAGGCGCTGATGCTCGACCGCGGCCTCAGACGCCGCTTCGACCCGGCCGTCGAGCGAGCCGCGCGCGAGCCGCGCGCCGTCGACGTCCCGGGCCGCCGCGACCTGCGCGACCTGACGACGTTCACGATCGATCCGGCCACCGCGAAGGACTTCGACGACGCGATCTCGGCCGAGCAGACGGGCCCCGACCGCTGGCGGATCTGGGTCCACATCGCCGACGTCTCCGCCTACGTGCGCCCCGGCGACCTGATCGACCGCGAGGCGTATCGGCGCGGCACGAGCGTCTACGTTCCCGCGAAGGTCGAGCCGATGCTGCCCGAAGGGCTCTCGAACGTCGCCTGCTCGCTGCGGCCGGGCGAGGACCGGCTCGCCGTCACGGCCGAGCTGGAGCTGCATGGGCCGAGCGTGGCGCGCGCCTCGTTCTACCGCTCGACGATCCGCTCCGACGAGCGGCTGGACTACGACCGCGTCGATCGGATCTTCGCCGGCGCCGAGCCGGCGCTGGAGCCGTGGGCGCAGCCACTCGCCGCCGCGCGCGGGGCGGCCGCGGCGCTCGCCGCGCGCCGGGATGCGCAGGGCGCGCTGGCGATCGAGAGCGTCGAGCCGGAGTTCGCGTTCGACCGCGAGGGCCACGTGACGGCCGCCGCCGGCGTCGTGCAGACGGAGTCCCACCGGCTGATCGAGCACCTGATGATCCTCGCCAACGAGCAGGTCGCGCGGCTGCTGTCCGAGCGCAAGGTGCCGACCCTGTACCGCGTCCACGAGCGGCCCGACGGCAGCGCGGCGGAGCGGCTGATCGCGCAGCTCGCCTCGCTCGGCGTGCCGACGCCGCCACTGCCCGAGCAGCCGACGCCGCAGCAGGGAGCGGAGGCGATCGCGGTCGCTTCGCATCTCGTCGCGGCCTACGTCAGACGCTCCAGACGCGGCGGGATCGGCCTCAACAGCCTCGTCCTGCGCGCGCTCAAGCAGGCCCGCTACGACCCGCGCAACCTCGGTCACACCGGCCTCGGCCTGACCCACTACTGCCACTTCACGTCGCCGATCCGGCGCTATCCAGACCTCGTCTGCCACCGCGCGCTGCTGTCGGCGGTCGGCGCGGGGGAGGACGCGCCGCAGGCGTCGCGGCTGCCGGGCGCGGGCGACTGGGCCTCGGCGCGCGAGCGTGACGCGATGCAGGTCGAGCGCGCCGCCGACGACGTCGCGCGCTGCTTCCTGCTCGAGAGAACGCTGTTCGAGACCGGCTTCGACCAGGACTTCGACGGTGAGGTGACCGGCGTGATCGGCGCCGGCGCGTTCGTCGCGTTCGGCGACGGCTACGAGGGGATGCTGCCCGTCCGCAAGCTGCACGGCGAGTGGTGGGAGCTGAACGAGGAGGGCACGATCCTCAACGGCACGCGGACGGGCAAGGCGATCCGGATCGGCGACGCGGTGCGCGTGCAAGTCGACCGCGTCGACGCGCCGCGCGGCCGGGTCGACCTCTTCCCCGTCGAGCTGTGA
- a CDS encoding S41 family peptidase: MPRRASRIPLVLAGALIAVVMLGVGIYLGGHASNLPDPIRSALVDDDESQLMQQAIDTISDAYYRPVSRDELVNKSVEGAVNSLDDQFSHYFDPRTYERFQHATNPRFSGIGVTVQGTPRGLRVAHVIDDTPAAKAGLRDGDMIVAVGRSTLAGHPASYGISLVKGEPGTTVELTIERDGRRRVQTIERAEIVEPVVEGRMVQTRAGRFGVVVFTSFTSNSSAQVRAAVDRLLARGARGIVLDLRGNGGGLLNEAVDTASIFIPDGTIVSTDGRARERHVYTATGGAIRSSVPVVVLVDRNTASSSEIVTGALQDRRRAEVVGTRTYGKGVFQEIRELPNGGALDITVGQYFLPSGKNIGGRGVREGDGIQPDVQARDDPDTRRDEGLDAALRALATESR; encoded by the coding sequence GTGCCCCGAAGAGCGTCGCGCATCCCTCTCGTCCTCGCCGGGGCGCTGATCGCCGTCGTGATGCTCGGCGTCGGCATCTACCTCGGCGGCCACGCCAGCAACCTGCCGGACCCGATCCGCAGCGCGCTCGTCGACGACGACGAGTCGCAGCTGATGCAGCAGGCGATCGACACGATCTCCGACGCGTACTACCGCCCGGTCTCGCGCGACGAGCTGGTGAACAAGAGCGTCGAGGGCGCCGTCAACAGCCTCGACGACCAGTTCTCGCACTACTTCGACCCGAGAACGTACGAGAGATTCCAGCACGCGACCAACCCGCGCTTCAGCGGCATCGGCGTGACCGTGCAGGGCACGCCGAGAGGGCTCCGCGTCGCGCACGTGATCGACGACACGCCGGCCGCGAAGGCGGGGCTGCGCGACGGCGACATGATCGTCGCCGTCGGCAGAAGCACGCTCGCCGGCCACCCCGCCAGCTACGGCATCAGCCTCGTCAAGGGCGAGCCCGGGACGACGGTCGAGCTGACGATCGAGCGCGACGGCAGACGCAGAGTCCAGACGATCGAGCGGGCCGAGATCGTCGAGCCGGTCGTCGAGGGGAGAATGGTCCAGACGAGAGCGGGCAGATTCGGGGTCGTCGTGTTCACCAGCTTCACGTCGAACTCCAGCGCGCAGGTCCGCGCGGCCGTCGACCGGCTGCTCGCGAGAGGCGCGAGAGGGATCGTGCTCGACCTGCGCGGCAACGGCGGCGGCCTGCTCAACGAGGCGGTCGACACGGCGTCGATCTTCATCCCTGACGGCACGATCGTCTCGACCGACGGCCGCGCCCGCGAGCGGCACGTCTACACCGCCACCGGCGGCGCGATCAGATCGTCGGTGCCGGTCGTCGTGCTCGTCGACAGAAACACCGCGTCGTCGTCGGAGATCGTGACCGGCGCGCTGCAGGACCGCAGACGGGCCGAGGTCGTCGGCACGCGCACGTACGGCAAGGGCGTCTTCCAGGAGATCCGCGAGCTGCCCAACGGCGGCGCGCTCGACATCACCGTCGGCCAGTACTTCCTGCCGAGCGGCAAGAACATCGGCGGCAGAGGCGTCAGAGAGGGCGACGGGATCCAGCCGGACGTGCAGGCGAGAGACGACCCGGACACCAGACGCGACGAGGGCCTCGACGCAGCATTGAGAGCGCTCGCGACAGAGTCGCGGTGA
- a CDS encoding class I SAM-dependent methyltransferase, which translates to MSIDRRIADYYELGAEHERLETISRVEGVRTRELLDRLLPAPPAVVLDVGGAAGIYALPLAAAGYEVHLLDPVLLHVQQAREASAAQAAAGGDPLMETVVGDARALPWSDGAADAVLLLGPLYHLDADGRASALAEARRVLRPGGLVLAAAISRFASTLDGIHARALADPAFAQVAAHDVRTGEHRNDPHERPEWFTTAYFHHPDELWEEVAVAGFAVEGVLAVEGVASFLRDEAWWLEDEQRRAALLDAIRSVEQEPSVLGASAHLLAVGRA; encoded by the coding sequence ATGAGCATCGACCGGAGAATCGCCGACTACTACGAGCTGGGTGCCGAGCACGAGCGGCTGGAGACGATCAGCCGCGTCGAGGGTGTGCGCACGCGCGAGCTGCTCGACCGGCTCCTGCCCGCCCCGCCCGCCGTCGTCCTCGACGTCGGCGGCGCCGCCGGCATCTACGCGCTGCCGCTCGCCGCCGCCGGCTACGAGGTGCACCTGCTCGACCCGGTGCTGCTGCACGTGCAGCAGGCGCGCGAGGCGTCGGCCGCTCAGGCCGCGGCCGGCGGCGACCCGCTGATGGAGACGGTCGTCGGCGACGCCCGCGCGCTGCCGTGGTCCGACGGCGCGGCCGACGCCGTCCTGCTCCTCGGCCCGCTCTACCACCTCGACGCCGACGGCCGCGCGAGCGCGCTGGCGGAGGCGCGGCGCGTGCTGCGCCCCGGCGGACTCGTGCTCGCGGCGGCGATCTCGCGCTTCGCCTCGACGCTCGACGGGATCCACGCACGTGCGCTCGCCGACCCGGCGTTCGCGCAGGTGGCCGCGCACGACGTCCGCACCGGCGAGCACCGCAACGACCCCCACGAGCGCCCCGAGTGGTTCACGACCGCCTACTTCCACCATCCCGACGAGCTGTGGGAGGAGGTCGCCGTCGCCGGCTTCGCCGTCGAGGGCGTGCTGGCGGTCGAGGGGGTCGCGTCGTTCCTGCGCGACGAGGCGTGGTGGCTGGAAGACGAGCAGCGACGCGCCGCGCTGCTCGACGCGATCCGCAGCGTCGAGCAGGAGCCGAGCGTTCTGGGCGCGAGCGCGCACCTGCTGGCCGTGGGCCGGGCGTAG
- the ftsX gene encoding permease-like cell division protein FtsX — MKLGFFLREAMRSLGRNAAPSFAALATVLLTMLVVGVFIPIVQATTGAANDVRKRVLVDVYLRRDATQRDAARVRAMLAGTPNVKRVEFISKQEAYEQQVKKDPEAFELLGANPLPDTFRITPEDPDTVLALKSELAPAAAGGTRTPVDSAIDEVRDRREDTTKILQVTRFVKLMAGTLALLLVAASIFLIANTIRLSLYARRREVEVMKLVGATDWFIRWPFVIEGVIVGALGTTLAILLLAVGKIAIIDPLASDFALISAPETIGFGVLIAVMMGAGITISAIGSGLSLRRFLKV, encoded by the coding sequence GTGAAGCTCGGGTTCTTCCTGCGCGAGGCGATGCGCTCGCTGGGCCGCAACGCTGCCCCGAGCTTCGCCGCGCTCGCGACCGTCCTGCTGACGATGCTCGTCGTCGGCGTCTTCATCCCGATCGTCCAGGCGACGACGGGCGCAGCCAACGACGTGCGCAAGCGCGTGCTCGTCGACGTCTACCTCAGAAGAGACGCGACGCAGAGAGACGCGGCGCGCGTCAGAGCGATGCTGGCCGGCACGCCGAACGTCAAGCGCGTCGAGTTCATCTCCAAGCAGGAGGCGTACGAGCAGCAGGTCAAGAAGGATCCGGAGGCGTTCGAGCTGCTCGGCGCCAACCCGCTGCCGGACACCTTCCGCATCACGCCGGAGGATCCCGATACGGTGCTCGCGCTCAAGTCCGAGCTGGCGCCGGCCGCGGCCGGCGGCACGCGCACGCCGGTCGACAGCGCGATCGACGAGGTGCGCGACCGGCGCGAGGACACGACGAAGATCCTCCAGGTGACGAGATTCGTGAAGCTGATGGCCGGCACGCTCGCGCTGCTGCTGGTCGCCGCGTCGATCTTCCTGATCGCGAACACGATCCGCCTGTCGCTCTACGCGCGCCGTCGCGAGGTCGAGGTGATGAAGCTGGTCGGCGCGACCGACTGGTTCATCCGCTGGCCGTTCGTGATCGAGGGCGTGATCGTCGGCGCGCTCGGCACGACGCTCGCGATCCTGCTGCTGGCGGTCGGAAAGATCGCGATCATCGACCCGCTCGCGAGCGACTTCGCGCTCATCTCCGCGCCCGAGACGATCGGCTTCGGCGTGCTGATCGCCGTGATGATGGGCGCCGGGATAACGATCTCGGCGATCGGCTCCGGCCTCTCGCTGCGCCGCTTCCTGAAGGTCTGA
- the ftsE gene encoding cell division ATP-binding protein FtsE, with translation MALSVRRPSLGRRAVPAHPPKHVAASQSAPAASRRGTPVIDFKAVEKHYDVGAVGLDQASFSVQRGEFVFLVGSTGSGKSTIMRLLIKELEPTGGTIGVAGRDLSEITRRRVPYYRRNIGAVFQDFKLLPNRTVYDNVAYALQVTGGSRKDIRAKVPDILRLTGLSTKLHNYPDQLSGGEQQRVAIARAFVNHPPLLLADEPTGNLDPETSIGIMQLLYRINKTGTTVLVATHDHGMVDKMRRRVIELSKGRIVRDEATGLYARDESTREFAARLRNDAPVAPETMAVEASRGSRTARFREAAAARETAEAEATAAREAAAQDPTPSRK, from the coding sequence ATGGCCCTCTCCGTCAGAAGACCAAGCCTCGGCCGGCGTGCCGTTCCCGCGCACCCGCCGAAGCATGTCGCGGCAAGCCAGAGCGCCCCCGCGGCGAGCCGTCGCGGCACTCCGGTGATCGACTTCAAGGCTGTCGAGAAGCACTACGACGTCGGCGCCGTCGGCCTCGACCAGGCGAGCTTCTCCGTGCAGCGCGGCGAGTTCGTCTTCCTCGTCGGCTCGACCGGCTCGGGCAAGTCGACGATCATGCGGCTGCTGATCAAGGAGCTGGAGCCGACCGGCGGCACGATCGGCGTCGCCGGCCGCGACCTGTCGGAGATCACGCGCCGTCGCGTGCCGTACTACCGCCGCAACATCGGCGCCGTCTTCCAGGACTTCAAGCTGCTGCCGAACCGGACCGTGTACGACAACGTCGCGTACGCGCTCCAGGTGACCGGCGGCTCGCGCAAGGACATCCGCGCCAAGGTGCCGGACATCCTGCGCCTCACGGGCCTCTCGACGAAGCTCCACAACTATCCCGACCAGCTCTCCGGCGGCGAGCAGCAGCGCGTGGCGATCGCGCGGGCGTTCGTCAACCATCCGCCGCTGCTGCTGGCCGACGAGCCGACCGGCAACCTCGACCCCGAGACGTCGATCGGCATCATGCAGCTGCTCTACCGGATCAACAAGACCGGTACGACCGTGCTCGTCGCGACGCACGACCACGGCATGGTCGACAAGATGCGTCGCCGCGTGATCGAGCTGTCGAAGGGCCGCATCGTGCGCGACGAGGCGACCGGCCTCTACGCCCGCGACGAGTCGACGCGCGAGTTCGCCGCGCGCCTGCGCAACGACGCGCCGGTCGCGCCCGAGACGATGGCCGTCGAGGCGTCGCGCGGGTCACGCACCGCGCGCTTCCGCGAAGCCGCCGCCGCCCGTGAGACGGCGGAGGCCGAGGCCACCGCCGCGCGCGAGGCCGCCGCCCAGGACCCGACCCCGTCGCGCAAGTGA